The Alnus glutinosa chromosome 1, dhAlnGlut1.1, whole genome shotgun sequence region AATAACAAAACCGAGTATTTATTAATGGAGAATAGATGAAATCTTAGCATCTTAACAGTGCAGCTTAGCTGGGAAAGGGAAATGAGAAGTAactttttaacatttatttttctatatgcaACCTACACTTACCACAATGATTTTGCAAAGTGCTATACTTGAAGGCAGCAACAATAATCTAAATTAACAGTAGAGAAATATggaaagcaaaaaacaaaaatgacaaaCAGACAGACATGTGCAAATGTAACAAGCAACTAAATGGAGAAATGACATAATAGGAGCAAAAGAGATTCTTCAACTCAAGCCAAGTCAACTGGAAAGCTTTTGGATATAATTCCCATTCCCCTCAAGTTCCAGTTTGAATAATATAACAATTTAATTGTCAAAAGTTTTTGAATGCCTACCATCGTATGCACAAAAGACCATGGACTATGAACAAGCACAAAGCTAAGAGTGACATTTGTTCATCAAAGTAGGAATAAAGGACTATCAAGTGCCAAAGATGGTTGTCTAACAGAAAGTTAAATACTAATCTGGGTTGCAATATTCCAACAGACAGCAAGAAAGTCTAAGCAGCCAATCCACTTTAGATACTACTAGTTTCTCTTGATGCCTGTTCCTCTGTTCTCTACCACACTCAAAAGCATAACAAACCTTTCCAATCTAAAAGTCATACAAATCAGAACAAACACTACCCTCCACAAATCTCAAATAAGAATTTTGCCTCCAAGATTGTAATATTTAGGCTGGTTCAAGGACAACCGTAGATTATGACAAGATCGGGCAATCCACTTACCaatcaaaacccaaaagaaacttcaaactatatatatataaaataccaCCCTAATCCAAAGCACCTATAATTATCTATCAGGCTGACTCGGTATAGCTTGCGTGTTGTAGAACCTAGCCAAGAAATTATTTAGATAACCAAGCAGCCCCCCAGGATGACTTTTTCATAGAATCTGAAAGCAGATATGAACGCTGAATGGAGGAAGTACCACTTGATAACAGCCTATGATTGTCTGGTCTATTTGAATAATTTGTTCACTCCTCCAAATATATTTCTCCAAGAAACACTGTTTATATTGTTAATCCTAAGGTACATCTGAAATTTATAATGctattatacatttatttatttggacagTCACGGATCTTGccagaatttaatgaaattaagTCACAATAATGCTGAAGTTATTAGTGGCACTGGAATACAACCATACAGCTGCTACATCACTAAATTTCAAAACAGAAGAAGAGTAACTATTATAGAATGATCACGTCAAAACATACAAAAGTACGAAATAACGTAATACTGGCTAGATTAAATGCTCAGTATATCTTAAACAATCTATCTAATTGAATAGATAGTGTAACCAAAACTGTAGCATAACAAGCATATAGTAGCAAAAACCTTGAGCAAAACGGCGGCTACAGAGGATCAGAAAAGGTAGTGATTTCTTATACTTTAATTTCTACTAGCTTTAATCCTAAACAAATTTAATGTACTCAAACTTACCAAAATCAAAAGCCTAGAATTTGTTTGAAGCAATTTTTCTTCTATAAGCCGCGTTTGGACTCTAAGAATgtgaataaaaggaaaagaaacaaaacttcTTGACATTCTATGCAAAGAgcagagaaaatgaaaaagaaactcAACTCAACAGAGCATTAACTGAAACATTCAGCTTGATTTAGTAgaatttccatttctttttctcctcgGAAGCAAAAACATTATGATTTACTGATAACTATACTTTCTTTACATGTCCTTCGTTTTCCAGGGAACCAAACAGAAAGGAGACCAGGAAATTCCACACTCAGCTTGACATGCAACAAATTCTCCAAAACAAACGCACAACAAACACAAAACGGACAAAATCAGAATAAAAAGAACGTCACAGTGtgcatacaaaaataaaaacgaacaGGTTCACAGAGAGAAAGACAAAGACAAATTCACTCACGGAATTTGCAATTTCAATTTTACCTTAAAATATATGCGGATGAGAGAGAATTCGAAACGTTTTcagcgagcgagagagagagagagcgtggATTTTTACGCGAAGAGAGAATGAGGGGAGGAACTGAAACTGTGAGACGTATGTATACAAGGTAAAGATCTGTTTTGCTTTTCAATTACGGGTACTGAGGAACAGGGAGAGATGACAGAGAAAGTGAACAAAAAGAAGCGGAATTTTAAGAATGAGAGAATGTGAGACCTTTTCgcttgtttttaaattttaaaaccgGTGGGGTTACTTGTCGTTTGGGGAACCACGCCTGACTGCCTGAGTCGTTTCGTAGCGCGTTGAGGTGTTTTTTttagaatcaaaattcaattataatttattgaatttcaaggcaaaaataaaattaaaaaaaatatttggatgGTTTAATTTCTtgagacgaaaaaaaaaaattgatttatttttgaaaaattacaaatatcaagaaataccaatagaatttgtttttgaaaaataatgcacctaaacattaattttttacaattaaatcaaGCCCAACAAATATAACCGACTAAAATTCGGATCAGGATCTCCtgcaatttatttaaaattatagatTAACAGATTATGTGAATTTAGGCCGGATCATACATCTAACATcatgaaaaatactacatattaaaaaatgtgacatgttaacaatgataattgataatatttttatcaggttcttacactttatatcgtataaaagctttgaacaaaaaattgtgttttggtTTAGTAAATAAGAAGCGTCtctttaaaaatgaagaaaaaacattttgaaatgaatttttattttgattgcctcgataacatgtcatatctttaatatgtaacattttttcataatgtttgatgtaaaaaaggcttgaatttatataatttgaaaatctataattttaaaaaaattgtagagaaTCTCAATCCGTGTCTTTTAGTATGTTATTCTCacgcatattttaaaaatgcatatgaaaaatcctagtaaaaaataatatttattgaaTTTAACTCAAGAGATTTTGCAGCCTCTAATTATTTTCAGAACATCTATTTCCAAAATAATTAGAGAGAGCGAGAGGCGCCTAAGCTTCACTgagttcttttcctttctttttttgttctctttttctgCTCCCGAttattcctaatttttttataaggtgTTCGCTAATTGAGTTATTGTTGTATCGAGAtataagtataagactatatagatcaatcataatctaatttatttaattaaatagatcaaacCCTCCAATTCTAATCCTGTATTGAATTCGTAAATCGtatcaaaaaatatttgtcaTTATGCCGCGTATCGAGTTCGAATCGtaccaaaatataaatataagattatatatatcaattataattcaacctatttaattaaatgaatcaggcTTCTCAacttaatgttttaattttataaaaaatcatatcAAATTCACAGATAATGCCAAAAATTGCCATAATAATTAGGTGATCCGAGCAAAGGCCGCAAGCTGTGCATCCTAGGTTAACGTTCTTCCAGAACGAAAAGTTTTCTTCGGGAAAACGCGTATGGCGATTCAAACTTCCAAAAGCTGCATGTCCTTTTCAAATGGAGCTTTTCTTTATTCCATAATTACATCATTATCTCCCTAACATTTGTCATCTCCTGTGCGTCTTATGAACATTTCACCGGTTGAAATAATTCAGGTAGGTGATTGTCAAAGATTATTTAtaagatttatttaattaaataaaaattaagttgactaattatttatataattaagtgAAACTTATAAATAATCTCTTACAATCACATGtcagaattttttcaaatttaaacagATAATTTGACAGGATGAGAccgatttgtaaaaaaaaaaaaaaaaaaaaaaaccctttataTTCTTTGCTTGTTCCGGGTATTATACTTTTACCCTTACCTTTGACGGCTTTACAATTTAGTGTCTTTGAGAAAAAGCAGTGTGTGTGGCTCGTGGAAGAGTATAGGTGGATTAGAAGAAAAGTTGATGAACCTTGATAATTAACCCTCCGAATGAACATCGACTACGTATGAGAAAGGGACTGCGTATTAGAGGattggataaaataaaaataaaaaatagacatGAGCCAAGATAGTTTGCCTTTTAAACAagagaaatattcaaaattGGCAACATTATATAATTATTCTTGAAAATTGCTGCTTGCAAGGTACTCTTTcccattttgagtttttttttttttttttttcattaaaagaaGGGATTTATGCAATTTTTTGGtcatagggtttgggttttcaCAAATAGCTTCCtagttttaaaaaagtaattaatcacTTTATGTGgtaagcaaaaaataataatttagtctttgttattaaaaaaattgacaaaatctGGTAATGTGCTAAatggggtggctcaaccaccccatGGCCTTAGGGGTGGtgtggacaaaaaaaaaaaagttggattaGATATGGGCTAGGTAATGTAAAATcgatatattttaaaaacattgtagcttaagaatgaaaaaaaaaaatgcttaaaacGCTAAAAATTGgctcaaattaattttaaaattgttgaaaatagGTTATAATAGAAACTCAAATAAGgcccaaaaaactaaaatacacTCAAAAGACTCGTTACTTACATAATATGAGAGTAACAGATAATAACTGTCTTTAATAACTATAATAACTGCACAGATACAGGTAGGAAAAGCATGATACAAATGCAGACAATTAGAAATGATATTTGCATATGCATACACCCGTAAGTTCattatttcattattattattattttgccaaattaattaaacaaacgAGAGGAGTTGATGAGGCTCATTAAATATATCCCCACAGCCACATGGCCACAAATCCACCCAAATAGAACTACTCTTTCCGCTATAGTCCGTTATGGTAGGTTACATGGAGCCCAATTAGTTCTGTGAATCACCTACGTGCCTAATCAGACTCTCTTTCGATCTTACTCCTTCCTTATCCGACTCAAAAACAAAACTCTTAGAATCAAGCTTGTTTTTTAATAAGCGGAGCCCCCGCGAGTCTCTTGCATAAACgcgtggatatatatatatatatatatatatatatatatatataaccgaGCAAAAGTGAACCATTACATGCAAAGATAAAAGGTGATTCAATGAAAGCCGAACAAGACAAACTACACATGCAATGACAAATTTCCTTAGCAAAATCTACACGTGAATCTGGTCTTGTTGACAAGTTTGGTGGGGGGAGAAACTCTTGGTCTCTCTCGTCAATAGTAGAGAGACATGTTAGAATGACACAGCATTTTATTAGACTAGGTTAAAAGAAAATTCTCCAACTTAGCTCGAaggaaatttctgtctataTAGACCTTCCTCATAAAACGAGGAGAACCCATCTTGAAAAGCAGGTAGCGTGAAAGTAATCATATATCATCACTCATACACCAAAAACcgaaaaacaaaggaaagaatATTATAGGCAGATGTCTTTGCAAATGTTGTTTCCTTGATGACTTCTCCACAATCATACAGATAAATTAACATGTTCAGCACTAGTTTATTTTATCCTAAAACCTTGTCATTGTAGATCGCAACTCGCAACCCATATATtaattagtaatatatatatatatatatatatatatatatatatatatatatatacatgttggTAGAGACTGGATTATGACAGACCTAAGAAAGTAacaaaaacaattcaaaaacaaaaggcCTAACCAGGGAAGGCCTCATTCTAAAGTCTAAtaccaatttaaaaatatgtctTCCCCTGAATACACAGAAGATCAGTAAGGTAGGATCCAGTTCATTAGGATCTACTCCTAGACGcgctttttgtttttatttcccTTTAAATGGAGGGTAGTTATTTCatgatcaatattttattttgttgtttttaacaGTATTTTAAATGACATGGCATTATGTATATTATTAagtgcaacaaaataaaatcttgactaTGAAAATGATTCAAATTTTATCTTAATAAATGAGGACAAATATGtagaaaatttaattaaaaagagagGTGATTTACGAACGACAGAATAATACTTATGTCCAGAgttgaaaacaaatttgtttttaCAAACTGACACGATCAGAGAAAAAGGTCGTTTTTATATGTAGTTTGTTTCTGTTTCAAGTAGTCATGCATTTTTCGCTCTCGTCTCTCTCTTCgacgaaaagagagagagaacacctGTGTATTTGGgttgccgggggagggaggttccaagcctccctcctcccgaaTTTTGTTCCTCCCTGGGTTATTCTAATGGAGGCTAGAGTCTCTTAGCCACTAGGGCTTGTGGAGTTTTGAGTCTCCCTGGACTTGTTCCAGTGGTGGTTTTAGTCCTTCTAGTCTTTTTGGACTATGGAGTGTGGtttggttttttagttttttaggttTCATTGGTTATTAGCAGGAAAACACTCCAGAGAGGTGCCGGAGGAGGGAGAGTTCGTCGTACGTGTCGCCGGCGGAACGATTTGGGGTGCTTCAGTTTTATCATTCTTTAAGGCCAGATCTGCTCTGTTCCGCCAATCTCTAGTTAACACGAGCCCCCCCAGCCTTGCTCGCCGTCATCCTCCAGTTCTGCCGCTGCTTGCTACGGCCGGAAAGCTCACCGTTTACCGGCGCGTGGTCATCACTCGCCAGGGGGTTCATCACTCCTTAGGCCGTGCATGATGACCACGTTTCCGTCTCTGTTGTCATGCTTGGTGGCGTTTGGGGGTTTTGGTGTTCAGTTGCTGCAGGGGATATTCCGGTGGTGGCGCGTGTTCTACATGCGCCGTCTACGGCGGTGCTTTTTTCTGACGACAGCTTTTGTTTTTGagtattttcttatttttgaataCAGATTGTATTTGATAGTTTACTCTGTGTTAGATTTAGCCTGGTCTTTGCTTTTTAGCACAGATTGTTTGTGACcgactccatagtgcaagtagaggTTTACATGTCAACGCAGAGGCACCTTTCTGTTAACTAGGTTCATTTGTAGCAACTATCGGTATGATCTGAGATTTGGGGTAATTGTAATGGAATATGTGTATTGTTCTGAGTCCCTGTAATGATCTGAGCTTGTCTCTAGCTGTATCTATGTTAACCTTTGGGTGTATTAATGAAATGATTacattttccctaaaaaaaaaaaaagtagtcatGCTGCCAAAAATGTGTGACACATGGTGAGGTCAGCATCATTTTCAGGTCATATATCATCTCACCTACGACTACGAGGGGTAACATTTTCTCTAGAATAACCGAtacatctttttttattatttcagattctctttttcttcttcattttccgCAAGACACCAAACTCGTGATAAAAAATTTGTACATTGAGAGTTTCATCGATTTGTTCATATTCAATGTCATTAGCATAATCAATATTCCGTTCGTCTTCAATAATCATAttatgtattattatacacgctTTTATAATGAAAAGTGGGGATAGAAAAGAGAGTAGAATACATTAATAtcatattgtttttgtttttgtttttctcaatattttattagttaaaGAATTAACAGTGAATAGGCTATAGAGCTACTTTGCCTCATATgctggattgaaaaaaaaaaaaaaaaaaaaactttgatcatagttaaatttaactattttaaaGCATTTGACTAGTCTGCTGGAGATGCTGTAATGTGTATTCATTAAGAACAATCATCAACTTTCACTCGATCTACATTTCTAAAACTGAAGTTTAGTTGAGACCGGAAATTGACATTTACATATACACAAATTGACGTGGATCAGCATAGAGCACAAGATATTGAAAATATCACCTCTTCCCTGATTCCATTTGATCCTGTGCTGAGCTTGGATCCGCATAACCATCTTGTCTTGCGCGTTGATTCACAATTTGAATCCCTGTAGCCTGCACATTACGTGCATTCATATCTTGGCCCGTGTTTGCAGAAGCACGTGACACCTCCACAGCGTCGAAATATGCATAAGGGCCCCATCCTGAAACCAGAAGATTAAGGAAAGCCCATAGCagtaatctttttttttgggggggtaaGTAAAAACAGTACTCCGTATGTGAATTATCAgttcaaaagtttaaatgtCAATAGTTTCAGGTCACAAACACTAACAGGAATAGTTTCTTACTACTACGCTCTTTGCAAAGATCCCAAGTTTTGCCTAACTCTTCATTGAAGCATTTCAATCACAAAATAGATgctcaaaaagaaaattaaaacttgAAATCATATTACAGAATTGGATTAATGAGGCTGCTAGATTCCAAACTTTCTTATCTTTCAGTAATTCTGCAGCAATCAGTGGAGCATTAGAAATTTTAAGAGATAACATTGCTTTGATTCTATCCAAGATGCATGTTTCCACACATTAAGCCTagcaaaattttgcatttactACAAGGTTGACCCTGTTTTTCTCAGTTGTCATCATACCATGAATTGTTTCTTGTATAAATTGAATGCAATGTAATGATACGAGCAAAGTTCTCCTGATGTATAGAGACGAATTCAACAAGAGCATATAGAATATTTGAAATTCCACTAAAAAACATCTTGAAGAACAAACGAGAAAAAATGGATACCATTATCATCATAAGGGTTTGGGAAGAATTGCCTATAGCAAAACGTTGCCACAACTAGCCCTGCAAGATGAACCATGTAAAAATGCAGAAGTCATATACTGGAATGCAATTCCAATTACATTTTCTTCATTAGTAACAAAAACATACCTAGAACACCTCCAGCGAAAACGTCTTGCCAATGGTGCCAGTAGTCATTAACTCGTGAGACGCCAACAAGGGACGCAATGAGTAGCGGAAGAAGAACAATGCATAATTTTGCAACATGCCCTTTGCGATCAAATACTTTCACTTTTCCAGACAGGTATAACGACAGAAAACCCAAACCTGCAAAGGACCCTGCAAAGCAAAATCCAAAATTATATCAGATGTGTTGACTCATACTCATACACTGCTCTGTGAAATAAGATAGAATATATTTGCATTCTTCATAATTCGACGATCTCTTCAAGATATTGTCTACTTCATCCAAAATATAAACATGAAAAGGTTTGAAGTAAAATTTACAAGCATGACACCATCGAAGGTCTTGTCTGGCAAGCAGTTTGAAATACTTTCTTGCTTTCTTAAGCCAACTTTCTTTAATTATTAGTCTTTTCTAGGTATGATCGATTATGAATTCCCCTATGTTGTAATCTTGTCCATACCAATTCACCAAAAACATTGAAGCTTGTAACAGGAAGAGTGTTGCTTACATGAAGTATGACCGCTTGGGAAACTTTTGTGTCCTTCCCTTATATCACTATCTTTACCATGACATAATACTCCTCCCCATTGAtcataaaactaacaaaaagaacaagaatacAAAGATCAACAATGAAGTACTTTGGAGCAGATTGGCCAACTACcataaaagaaattgaaaagaacaaaaaaaaacatcttcGGTGGAGTTAGGTATAAAAAGAAGATTTATATATGAAGCAGGGGAAACATTAATGAGAGCCTGCCTTGTTCAAATCTTGAAAAGCTTTATCAAAATGACTTTTGGGATAGTagcataaaatactaacaaaaaagaTACAAAAGTTTTCGGGAATTCTGCGCCAAAAAATACGGGCATATATAATAATGACAAGAACACGCAAGACATTGGAGGAAAATGGGAACATACATCCTTTCCATCAGGAAAGCAACGATAAAAGAAGTCTGGTCGAGGCCGACCAACCCCATCTTTTATTGCATCCGTAATAACCCCGGTAAATAGCACAGAAAATAACAGGCCTGCTCTTCAACAGAGATGTAAGTCGTTACTTAAGCTAAGAATGTAATACTGGGGAGTAAAAAAGTTCTAGACCaataatgagaaaaaaaataagattacCAAGAATGCTGTGGTGCAGATCATAGACATCTCCCCTTGTCCTACACATATAGAAGAGGACGAAAATGGCAATAGGCAACAATACTGCATACATCTGATCACAAAACGGCAAAAGAATCCTGTTATCTACATTTGCTACCGGAAAATTAGAACAGCTACATCATACATGCAAAGTGTTTGGACCGCCAATACGTTAAACCATTTTGTGGCCACAGTATTTAAGGCCACTTTTCCGTACTGTTCCATTGTTAAAACAGTAACACcgaatttgtattaaaaatgtagtttccaACAGCACACGGTCAATAATTTATAAACCTTTAATAAGTCCTCTGCATAAACTTGAATCAGAAAGTTATTGAAAACAGAACACAActgttgaaatgttttttttgataatattaattaattgattaaactcATTATTTTCTATCACTTTGCATGTATCACAGCAAAGGATCATGAGTTTGTTTGAATGTTCTCTCCATTGTTCACCTCccattttaattatgaaaagaaAGAGGACTTACAGGAACAGCCCATACAGGAACTGAGTTGTCTTTCAAGGGATACTTGAGATCTGTCATCATATCTTTTCCCACAAAGCGGTGAAATGGGCGAATGACATTTAGAATGACTTCTATCACTACAAGAAGAACCAATATGATCCAATCTTGCCTGTGATTCCGAGCAAGAGAGGCACCATGAGATTTAATAGTGTATGGCGATGGCTCAAGCGCAACCTCTCCTCCCATTCGGCGCCGCTGTAACATACACAACACCAAACAAGCTTCTGATTATTTCTTTTGCATAGTTTACTGATGCAGGACCATCGAATCATTTATTGCTATAAGATCTAGAgagaaatcacatttttcatCCATTACCTCATTGAAGAACCTAATTTCCACAAATGAGATGgaagtaaaatttattttatacaactttttttcCCCGAATTGTATGTCAAGTTCTTAAATTTGATGCACAGAAGAAAAGGGTATAAAAAGAACTCAATGAAGCTCAACTTTTTAGTTATAAATTATACTTATTAGGTGAAACATGCAGATTACGACATCAGATATTGCATACTGAATTTCTTCCGAGTTATAAACTCAATGAATTCGAACGCAtgaaataaactatatatactGATCCAATAAATGTCGCTCAACTGCGGAAAATCTCAAACTCCCTGGAATTTCTAGGCTAAACCAGTCCTCATCGATCACGATACACCGTTACTAAGTCTAAGCACAAATTGATTGCCCGTTTCATTATCAAGACAGTATCAAAATAGTCGTAGTATTATAGTGAATAGTATCATGACATGTGACTCAACAATAAAATTGCCTATTTTTTCTTCTGACTCCATTTTACTAAGCCCTTTCATCGATAAGGCGCTCGTAAAATTGAAAAGTTGTTGCAGGAAAAAAGGTCTATTCATAGCTTTCTGCAACAtatgaaacaaacttaaaaatcaaattaattaacgGTCAGATCTCAATAAACCTGCTTTGTGAACCTCTTAAGTATTCAGAAAACGAGACTAAATCATTGTTTAATTAGATGATAATCATAACTTGAAAAGGTAACATACGGAGAAAGTAATTATTTGCCTATATATTGTAATGCACAACCCAATGTCtgaagtaaaataataataataatttaccgACCTGAAAGATACCCCGGAAATTCCAAAACGAACAAAGCGATCTTATATTCCCCCACGCCATCGACGAACAACCGCAGAAATTTACACGCAAAGTTGCCGGATTTCTAACTTCTAAGCACAAGTGTACAAAAAGATACTATGATTGTAAACTGCCAAATAGACACCAAGAAATAGATCTTATCTCCTCCAACAGGAACGGAAAAGGAAAAGCAGTGAattacaagagagagagagagagagagaggggccgGGGCCTGATAAGGCACTGAAATATAAGTGGTTAGGAAGGTAGAGTAAAATGGACTCGCCCTGTCACCTGAAGAGACAATTGTAATTACTTCAAAGGGGACCCAGTAACCCAAATCTTTCTTCTCGCTAATAATGTACTCGTAGAGGATACCGTCGGATGTGAGagttcacagagagagagagagagagagggcggtTTGAAAATTGGATTTGCCGCCGGACGGTTACGTATTTTCGTATTTtcttgttaataaaataattaagccaATAACGAGTTAACGACttccttttaaaaagaaaaataaaatacgtATAATTGTATACGGTCAACGACTGAAGGGTGCCGTCAAGGTTTGGTGAGCACGACACGAACATACCTACATGTGTGTTGACTTATTTACCATGAAAACACGGGACGAGGCTATCACCAACTCACGATTTTTAGTCCTGCAAGACGGCAGCGTTTAAAATTGTGGTCCATGAGTAGGTTGTTTAGATAAATGGGTGTTGATGACATGAGGCACGCACCGATCCAGAACGGTTTTGCGGGTGAGTCTACGATCAATATAATGAAAGTCTGTTTCTTAAATACTGGAAAGTGCGCTTGTCTTTATCTTTTTCAATTCCTTTCTGTTTCGCCACGGTATTCGGCCATTCGCTTTGTGGTGCGAAGATTTCGGGTGGGAGAAGAATGCCCCATATGCTAAACATtatgtgagatttttttatttttattttttaaaaaaatagtaataaaatgtgattCGCGTGATATACagtaaaaaagtttgaaattgttttatgaaaaaataaaaagttttgttttataataatttttttttatttaaa contains the following coding sequences:
- the LOC133852584 gene encoding lipid phosphate phosphatase 2-like, with the translated sequence MAWGNIRSLCSFWNFRGIFQRRRMGGEVALEPSPYTIKSHGASLARNHRQDWIILVLLVVIEVILNVIRPFHRFVGKDMMTDLKYPLKDNSVPVWAVPMYAVLLPIAIFVLFYMCRTRGDVYDLHHSILGLLFSVLFTGVITDAIKDGVGRPRPDFFYRCFPDGKDFYDQWGGVLCHGKDSDIREGHKSFPSGHTSWSFAGLGFLSLYLSGKVKVFDRKGHVAKLCIVLLPLLIASLVGVSRVNDYWHHWQDVFAGGVLGLVVATFCYRQFFPNPYDDNGWGPYAYFDAVEVSRASANTGQDMNARNVQATGIQIVNQRARQDGYADPSSAQDQMESGKR